Proteins from one Shewanella pealeana ATCC 700345 genomic window:
- a CDS encoding serine/threonine protein kinase: MNIEPSKAAMEQGSGSAFHYQALTPDLILTAIETLGIYPETGLLALNSYENRVYQFRCDRGQRYVVKFYRPERWSNEQIQEEHDFSAALAEQEVPIATPVIIDGKSLHEYQGFRFALFPSIGGRAFEVDNLDQLEQVGRFIGRIHQYSKQADFKYRDVMSPKLLGEESLSWLKSSGHIPASLELPYFTIVEQILEKASSLWLPDSYRSIRLHGDLHPSNILWTPDGPGFVDLDDAKMGPAVQDIWMMLAGDRPQQLLQLEVLLEGYEEFCEFDSHELKLIEPLRAMRMLHYNAWLSRRWGDPAFPMNFPWFAEDKYWEQQILAFKEQLAVLDEAPLSLIPQY; this comes from the coding sequence ATGAATATCGAACCATCTAAGGCGGCAATGGAGCAAGGCTCTGGCTCGGCTTTTCACTATCAAGCCTTGACGCCTGACCTTATTTTAACCGCCATCGAAACACTCGGGATCTATCCTGAAACCGGGCTGTTAGCTCTCAATAGCTATGAGAATCGGGTTTATCAGTTCCGTTGTGATAGAGGTCAGCGCTATGTGGTTAAGTTTTACCGCCCTGAGCGCTGGAGCAATGAGCAGATCCAAGAGGAGCATGACTTCTCTGCCGCCCTTGCCGAGCAAGAGGTGCCAATTGCCACGCCAGTGATTATCGATGGTAAGTCGCTGCATGAATATCAAGGCTTTAGATTTGCGCTGTTTCCATCCATTGGAGGGCGCGCCTTTGAGGTCGATAACCTCGACCAGTTAGAGCAGGTGGGGCGCTTTATCGGTCGTATTCATCAATACTCAAAGCAGGCTGATTTTAAATACCGAGATGTGATGTCGCCTAAATTACTGGGTGAAGAGTCGCTTAGTTGGCTTAAATCATCAGGGCATATTCCAGCGAGCCTAGAGCTGCCTTACTTTACAATAGTGGAGCAGATCTTGGAAAAGGCCTCGTCGCTGTGGCTACCCGATAGCTATCGCTCAATCAGGCTTCATGGCGACTTACACCCTAGTAATATCTTATGGACGCCAGATGGTCCAGGCTTTGTCGATCTAGACGACGCCAAGATGGGGCCTGCGGTGCAGGATATATGGATGATGCTAGCTGGAGATAGGCCGCAGCAGCTTTTACAACTTGAGGTATTGCTAGAAGGCTATGAAGAGTTCTGTGAGTTCGATAGTCACGAACTTAAGTTAATAGAACCGCTTAGAGCGATGCGTATGTTGCACTACAATGCATGGTTAAGCCGCCGCTGGGGCGATCCTGCCTTTCCAATGAACTTCCCTTGGTTTGCCGAGGATAAATATTGGGAACAGCAGATTTTAGCGTTTAAAGAGCAGCTAGCAGTTCTGGATGAAGCGCCTTTGAGTCTAATTCCTCAGTACTAA
- a CDS encoding thiol:disulfide interchange protein DsbA/DsbL translates to MKKALLVAFALLMAPMAAMAAQYEEGVHYTVINEGPGTAKPEIAEFFSFYCPHCYTFAKEQVPKIKATLPDGVTFKQNHVEFIGREMGVEMSRAFAIAHQLKIEEKMEHALFSAIQDKKQRFTNLDDIKALFVVNGVDPKAFDAAAKSFMVNAQMSKMKRDTENAKIAGVPALVVNGKYRVETGAIKSYQELLDIAYYLATQK, encoded by the coding sequence ATGAAAAAAGCTCTACTAGTTGCATTTGCACTATTGATGGCGCCTATGGCTGCAATGGCTGCTCAATACGAAGAAGGCGTACATTACACTGTGATTAACGAAGGTCCGGGCACGGCTAAACCAGAGATTGCCGAGTTCTTCTCTTTTTACTGCCCACATTGCTATACCTTCGCTAAAGAGCAGGTGCCTAAAATCAAGGCGACGCTTCCAGACGGCGTGACATTCAAGCAGAACCATGTTGAATTTATCGGTCGTGAAATGGGCGTAGAGATGTCTCGTGCATTCGCAATCGCACACCAGTTAAAGATTGAAGAGAAGATGGAGCACGCTCTATTCTCTGCTATTCAAGATAAGAAACAGCGTTTCACTAACCTTGATGATATTAAGGCGCTTTTCGTTGTTAACGGTGTCGACCCTAAAGCATTCGACGCAGCGGCTAAGTCATTTATGGTTAACGCGCAGATGTCTAAGATGAAGCGTGATACTGAGAATGCCAAGATTGCTGGTGTACCAGCACTCGTTGTTAACGGTAAATACCGTGTAGAGACGGGGGCTATCAAGTCTTATCAAGAATTGCTCGATATCGCTTACTACCTAGCAACGCAAAAGTAA
- a CDS encoding DUF1107 domain-containing protein codes for MRVFPVYAPKLIVKHARIFLTGVIWVKDLGRLEFDKGRFLLPRKSLPKIKQAILELNGLIEAQNNEMHTA; via the coding sequence ATGAGAGTTTTTCCTGTCTATGCACCAAAGCTTATCGTAAAACATGCGCGCATTTTTCTGACTGGGGTGATCTGGGTGAAAGATCTAGGTCGACTAGAATTTGATAAAGGAAGGTTTTTACTGCCAAGAAAAAGCCTGCCTAAAATTAAGCAGGCTATTTTAGAGCTCAATGGATTGATTGAGGCTCAGAATAACGAGATGCATACTGCATAA
- the zapB gene encoding cell division protein ZapB, translating to MSLELLSKLETKIQAALETIELLKMELEEEKQTSTGLSEQNQQLQQELNSWNEKVTGLVGLLNDEVN from the coding sequence ATGAGCCTAGAATTATTATCGAAATTGGAAACAAAAATCCAAGCTGCACTAGAAACTATCGAGCTACTAAAAATGGAGCTTGAGGAAGAGAAGCAGACTAGCACAGGCCTTTCAGAGCAGAACCAACAGCTACAGCAGGAACTTAACTCTTGGAATGAGAAAGTGACTGGCCTAGTTGGTTTACTCAACGACGAAGTGAACTAA
- a CDS encoding Na+/H+ antiporter NhaC family protein: MFGNCLVLIPLLLTLTLALLLRRTLVALGVGIISGALILTEFSLTQSAVYMADKAWLQFYRDGQWQAWHLNVLAAMMLLGMMTQVLARGGAVKLFADWLYHRINSGRQARIGVVLLGWVVFIDGIFSCLAVGHVCQPLSQRYKMPPEQIAYLVDSNASPLCALLPFSSWGPYVMAILAGITLLPLTPLESFIEMAKLNFYAVTVVLLSLLVAWFGIGFTSDSAPLQSSERVDSGNPWLLGLPMVSLLLASIGLTLYSGASNAQGSSLSDWISAADIGAAMRNACLIAISLALLMLKVSGRSMWLLLADLLSGVRSMSFAISILLFTWMIGAVIADLGVAKLLAGWAEQFLSKEVLIAGTFLLCAMMAFTTGSSWGTFAIMIPIGAEVALTLDQALLLPALSAVMAGSVFGDHCSPISDTSVISATSSGCAPHDHVITQLPFAIIAALSSVLGFQLINLDVSIFWAWLAVIIVALTLLGAYQKFIQNERLSLSV; encoded by the coding sequence ATGTTCGGTAATTGTCTGGTACTCATTCCGCTTCTGTTGACGCTGACTTTGGCTCTGTTACTGCGCAGAACCTTGGTCGCCTTAGGTGTGGGGATCATCTCAGGTGCACTGATCTTAACCGAATTCAGCTTAACCCAGTCTGCCGTATATATGGCTGATAAAGCCTGGCTGCAATTTTATCGCGATGGACAATGGCAGGCTTGGCACTTAAATGTGCTAGCGGCCATGATGTTATTAGGAATGATGACCCAAGTATTGGCTCGAGGAGGTGCGGTTAAGCTATTTGCCGATTGGTTATATCACCGGATTAACAGTGGCCGTCAGGCACGGATCGGCGTCGTGCTGCTTGGCTGGGTAGTTTTTATCGATGGAATATTTAGTTGCTTAGCCGTGGGTCATGTTTGTCAGCCTTTAAGTCAAAGATACAAGATGCCACCTGAGCAAATTGCCTATCTGGTTGATTCCAATGCTTCGCCTCTATGTGCCTTATTACCATTTTCGAGCTGGGGACCCTATGTGATGGCTATCTTGGCCGGGATCACTCTATTGCCCCTCACGCCGTTAGAATCTTTTATTGAAATGGCAAAGTTAAACTTTTATGCGGTCACCGTGGTGTTGCTATCTTTGCTAGTAGCCTGGTTTGGAATTGGTTTTACTTCTGACTCAGCCCCTTTGCAAAGTAGTGAGCGAGTGGATTCTGGTAACCCTTGGCTACTAGGGTTACCCATGGTTAGCTTGCTGTTAGCTTCCATAGGGTTAACCTTGTATTCGGGGGCGAGCAATGCTCAGGGATCTAGCCTCAGTGATTGGATCTCAGCAGCCGATATTGGTGCCGCCATGCGCAATGCCTGCCTAATTGCTATCTCACTTGCTCTGTTGATGCTAAAGGTTAGTGGCCGCAGTATGTGGTTATTATTGGCCGATCTCCTATCAGGAGTGCGCTCAATGAGTTTCGCAATCTCCATCTTACTCTTCACCTGGATGATAGGGGCGGTGATAGCCGATCTTGGGGTGGCTAAGTTGCTCGCAGGATGGGCAGAGCAATTTCTCTCGAAAGAGGTGTTAATTGCAGGTACCTTTTTGTTGTGCGCGATGATGGCGTTTACCACAGGTTCGAGCTGGGGAACGTTCGCGATTATGATCCCAATCGGGGCTGAAGTGGCATTAACCTTAGACCAAGCTTTGTTATTACCCGCACTCAGTGCTGTGATGGCGGGCTCAGTATTTGGCGATCACTGTTCACCGATCTCCGATACCAGCGTGATCAGTGCGACCAGTTCAGGCTGTGCGCCCCATGACCACGTCATTACTCAGCTGCCCTTTGCTATTATTGCCGCCTTGAGTTCAGTGCTAGGTTTTCAACTGATTAACCTCGACGTCTCCATATTTTGGGCTTGGCTGGCGGTGATAATTGTTGCGCTCACTTTGTTAGGGGCTTATCAAAAATTCATTCAAAATGAGCGTTTATCCCTATCAGTATAA
- a CDS encoding outer membrane beta-barrel protein, protein MKTKSLILASVMATAISAPTMAADWFIGGGVGAQQNTYKGSYDPVLQNPIEGGSQTQHLKETENNVIYEVRAGVYLNDANRVYGTYSYNSDDLSRQQSFLMSYDYLVGLGDSNKLNWFIGATAGMNHISPDASTLDSKNRFVWGGQTGLMYKINDKVSTEIGYRYLKQDYDVSGPTPTPYSGAVAGSETASLNDSQQLYLSVDYRF, encoded by the coding sequence ATGAAAACTAAATCACTTATCTTAGCATCTGTAATGGCAACGGCAATCTCGGCACCAACTATGGCTGCAGACTGGTTCATTGGTGGCGGTGTTGGCGCACAGCAAAACACTTACAAAGGCTCTTATGACCCTGTATTACAAAACCCAATTGAGGGTGGCTCTCAAACTCAGCACCTAAAAGAAACCGAAAATAACGTCATCTATGAAGTCAGAGCCGGTGTTTACTTAAACGATGCTAACCGTGTCTACGGTACTTACTCTTACAACTCAGATGACTTGAGCCGTCAGCAAAGCTTCTTAATGTCTTATGATTACTTAGTCGGCCTAGGTGACAGCAACAAACTAAATTGGTTTATCGGTGCGACTGCGGGTATGAACCACATCAGTCCAGATGCCAGCACTCTAGACTCAAAAAACCGCTTCGTCTGGGGTGGTCAAACGGGTCTAATGTATAAGATTAACGACAAGGTTAGCACCGAAATCGGTTACCGCTACCTTAAGCAAGATTACGATGTAAGTGGCCCAACGCCGACTCCATACAGCGGTGCAGTTGCTGGGTCTGAAACCGCATCACTAAATGACAGCCAACAGCTTTACCTATCTGTTGACTACCGTTTCTAA
- a CDS encoding alpha/beta fold hydrolase, with amino-acid sequence MELVFVHGWSVTHTDTYAQLPQALVKLLGDELNLTIRHIHLGRYISFDDAVRLSDIAKAFNDAHLELLGKKPFAVITHSTGAAVIRHWLQTFFTGDKLSRCPLTHLIMLAPANHGSALAQLGKSRVGRIKSFFAGVEPGQGILDWLELGSDGQYDLNRYWLDNFSLDGPLPFVLTGEAIDSQFYDYLNSYTAEAGSDGVVRVASANLNFSYLLLAETAHTCDGFDKRCISTLKLSKHSQPHQQTAFEVIKNASHSGSSKGIMGSVTNRNAKNKPVVQRIAQCLRVTSPKQYRQLSDEMSQASSIKRKPRACMLVVRVTDDTGLPVEDFDILLLSGPHFVPGEFKKGFMLDKQKNHTNKHVLTFYFDADKLAKVSEGKIGIRVEPRPNSGMCYYLSAEFRSDVEQVHELLIADQTTMVDIVLQRRIKPETFSFIAPKDGGDFSYLIDE; translated from the coding sequence ATGGAATTGGTCTTTGTTCATGGATGGAGTGTAACCCATACAGACACTTATGCTCAGCTGCCACAGGCTTTAGTTAAGCTGCTGGGAGATGAGTTAAATCTGACTATCCGTCATATTCACCTCGGCCGATATATCAGCTTCGATGATGCGGTTCGCCTGAGTGATATCGCCAAAGCCTTTAATGATGCACATCTTGAGCTACTCGGTAAAAAACCATTTGCGGTGATCACCCACTCTACTGGTGCAGCGGTTATTCGTCATTGGCTGCAAACCTTTTTTACTGGCGATAAGCTTTCCCGTTGTCCACTAACCCACTTGATCATGCTTGCTCCAGCTAATCACGGCTCGGCCTTAGCCCAGCTAGGAAAGTCACGAGTGGGCCGCATCAAGAGCTTTTTTGCCGGGGTAGAGCCCGGACAGGGGATCTTGGATTGGCTAGAGCTCGGCAGTGATGGTCAATATGATTTGAATCGATATTGGCTGGACAATTTCAGCCTCGATGGTCCCTTGCCATTCGTGCTAACGGGTGAGGCTATCGACAGTCAGTTTTATGATTACCTGAATAGCTATACCGCTGAAGCTGGCTCAGATGGGGTGGTACGGGTAGCGTCGGCGAACCTTAACTTTTCATACCTGTTGTTAGCCGAAACTGCGCACACTTGCGATGGCTTCGATAAACGCTGTATCTCAACGCTCAAGTTGAGCAAACATTCCCAGCCGCATCAACAAACCGCCTTCGAAGTGATAAAAAATGCCAGCCACAGTGGCAGCAGTAAAGGCATTATGGGCTCAGTCACTAACCGTAACGCAAAAAATAAACCTGTGGTACAGCGTATCGCTCAATGTTTGAGGGTGACTAGCCCTAAACAATATCGGCAGCTTTCTGATGAAATGAGTCAAGCAAGCTCAATTAAGCGTAAACCTAGGGCTTGCATGTTGGTAGTGAGAGTGACCGATGATACCGGGCTGCCAGTAGAGGATTTCGATATATTGTTACTCTCTGGCCCTCACTTCGTTCCCGGTGAGTTTAAGAAAGGTTTTATGCTCGACAAGCAGAAAAATCATACCAATAAGCATGTGCTGACCTTCTACTTTGATGCCGATAAGCTCGCTAAGGTGAGCGAGGGTAAAATCGGCATCCGGGTCGAGCCTAGGCCGAATAGTGGCATGTGTTATTACCTTAGCGCTGAATTTCGCTCCGATGTCGAACAGGTTCATGAGTTACTGATAGCTGACCAAACCACCATGGTGGACATTGTTTTACAGCGGCGGATTAAGCCAGAGACTTTTAGCTTTATAGCGCCTAAAGATGGCGGCGACTTCTCATACTTAATCGATGAGTAA
- a CDS encoding alpha/beta fold hydrolase: MRHISLLLVTLFMTACSAVDIVDSREQSALQKAGFEQSQLSLHEGGELNYWQAGEGKTVLLIHGFGGTAVTSWQQVMLELSQDYRVIAPDLAWFGQSVSNGKPSLATQSQAIMQLIDSLDLDKVNVVGISYGGFVTFDLMINEPKVDKAVLLASPGVLFSDNALLQMNQRFEVDDPSDIFVPETPKQMRRLLDATFVDFPWYPGFIDARIFDKYFADYLDEKRQLIEGLPADRDRIAANISVDSLPPSVLIWGENDKVFPLSSGIQLADYLTAPIVVIPQGAHGISNDYPEIISQTIRAFVQ; this comes from the coding sequence GTGCGCCATATCTCTCTATTGCTAGTGACGCTATTTATGACGGCATGTTCTGCCGTGGATATTGTCGATTCTCGCGAGCAGTCAGCACTGCAAAAAGCCGGATTTGAACAGAGTCAGCTCAGCCTGCACGAGGGCGGTGAGCTTAATTATTGGCAGGCCGGCGAGGGCAAAACAGTATTACTCATCCATGGTTTTGGTGGCACGGCTGTAACTAGTTGGCAGCAGGTGATGCTTGAACTGAGTCAAGATTATCGCGTTATAGCTCCGGATCTCGCCTGGTTTGGGCAGTCGGTTAGCAATGGCAAGCCTAGCCTAGCGACTCAATCACAAGCCATTATGCAGCTGATCGATTCCCTTGATTTAGATAAGGTCAATGTGGTCGGGATCTCTTACGGCGGCTTCGTCACCTTCGATTTGATGATTAACGAACCTAAGGTCGACAAGGCGGTATTGCTGGCGAGCCCCGGTGTGTTGTTTTCTGATAATGCCTTGCTGCAGATGAATCAGCGTTTTGAGGTCGATGATCCAAGCGACATCTTTGTACCTGAGACGCCGAAGCAGATGCGGCGTTTACTCGATGCCACCTTCGTCGATTTTCCTTGGTATCCGGGCTTTATTGACGCGCGAATCTTCGATAAATACTTCGCAGATTATTTGGATGAAAAGCGACAGCTGATCGAAGGACTTCCCGCTGACAGAGACCGGATTGCCGCTAATATCTCGGTCGACTCACTGCCACCGAGCGTGTTGATCTGGGGCGAGAATGATAAAGTTTTCCCACTGAGTTCAGGTATTCAACTGGCCGATTACTTGACCGCGCCTATTGTGGTTATCCCTCAGGGAGCCCATGGGATCAGTAACGACTACCCAGAGATTATCAGTCAGACAATTAGGGCGTTTGTGCAATGA
- a CDS encoding DUF4056 domain-containing protein: MIRRIFSHGAVSVIAIFILSACGSSDWQVRALPSDVAIGAALDSDPDLNLLHAIELQELPLVQIPKAVRPCCAFGNAQKVTIGPVPVPFFRYANTLAVDSVGPHAYEAGTFSYQKDAPNGRRGTENNGQMYTLQGGFIDLAHVRDTADNAIALFYRIYPKLGESQSIKLPDEIGPRVIELSEFDVSNLSPRQHWEVAAAISVRLAYFMAEAHEIAQWHGYRSWAPWSETVSAYSPEDLYSNMLGAKIALALINNNLAMNKELYNQHMTQWLAATLNWLEPVSIGHTNALFDVIDGHWWDSNQPLPSKFMLLKRHYQLGDKQSPYLVPKTMAQSHAKWPEVEELYESQHQAHHLSLSNSVHGVDIDAIAQQKLVVADKYKASFKHIPAELWQNGFTQADFYQNSQYNQVQDEIELRQHLNRDDANETVTPQEKQ; this comes from the coding sequence ATGATCAGGCGAATATTCAGCCATGGTGCTGTGAGTGTTATCGCTATTTTTATACTTAGCGCTTGTGGTAGCAGCGACTGGCAGGTGCGCGCCTTGCCCAGTGATGTGGCAATCGGAGCTGCGCTAGACAGTGATCCTGACTTAAACCTTTTGCATGCGATAGAGCTGCAAGAGCTGCCTTTAGTGCAGATCCCTAAGGCGGTGCGTCCTTGCTGCGCCTTTGGTAACGCGCAGAAAGTGACGATAGGGCCGGTTCCCGTGCCATTTTTCCGCTACGCCAATACCTTAGCAGTTGATAGCGTCGGCCCCCATGCCTATGAGGCGGGCACTTTTAGCTATCAAAAAGATGCGCCTAATGGCCGTCGCGGCACTGAAAACAATGGTCAGATGTATACCCTGCAAGGGGGATTTATCGATTTAGCCCATGTACGCGATACAGCCGACAATGCCATTGCACTGTTTTACCGTATCTACCCCAAACTTGGTGAGTCACAATCAATCAAGTTACCCGATGAAATTGGCCCAAGAGTGATCGAGTTAAGCGAGTTTGATGTATCAAATTTAAGCCCAAGACAGCACTGGGAAGTGGCGGCAGCAATCTCAGTCAGGCTGGCCTACTTTATGGCCGAAGCCCATGAAATTGCCCAGTGGCATGGCTATCGTAGCTGGGCGCCTTGGTCTGAAACGGTCTCGGCTTATTCGCCTGAAGATCTCTACTCAAATATGCTCGGCGCTAAAATAGCCTTAGCCCTGATCAACAATAACTTAGCGATGAATAAAGAGCTGTATAACCAGCATATGACCCAATGGTTAGCGGCGACTCTTAACTGGTTAGAGCCTGTTTCGATTGGGCATACTAATGCATTATTTGATGTGATCGATGGCCACTGGTGGGACTCGAACCAACCGCTGCCGAGCAAGTTTATGCTACTGAAGCGCCATTACCAGTTAGGTGATAAACAGTCACCTTACTTAGTGCCTAAAACAATGGCTCAGTCACATGCTAAGTGGCCTGAAGTTGAAGAACTTTATGAGTCTCAACATCAGGCGCATCACCTCTCCTTGAGCAACAGCGTCCATGGAGTTGATATCGATGCCATTGCCCAGCAAAAGCTGGTGGTCGCCGATAAATATAAAGCCAGCTTTAAGCATATTCCTGCCGAGCTGTGGCAAAACGGTTTTACTCAGGCCGACTTCTACCAGAACAGTCAATACAACCAAGTGCAAGATGAGATTGAGCTGCGTCAGCACCTGAATCGAGATGATGCGAATGAAACCGTGACGCCACAGGAGAAGCAATGA
- a CDS encoding BamA/TamA family outer membrane protein: protein MTARSSTKVLSSWFTRCGLLLAFISTSVLAKEAVEQDIDLDKAAEVAQVADEVQEDKASQGWLEDFLQTLGADGEFDPDKLIDFSYLPGPFYNPEMDLGVGISAVGLYQYDPDDEVSQLSSLVINGLASTNGALGVAVANKTFINQDQQRFYLNAEVFDAPDVFYGVGYDTNHQEGNRVEFNQRIISINPMLLQRMSPTSFVGIGFDFSYADASKINLLDSDVDSDVDIGILDESSRSVGLNLLLNHDSRDNVLNPQSGRILEIDATFYRQYLGSKTDFDVYNALYSEYMQTGRGEDILAWQVRGRFTSGDVPWDQLSKAGGGDLLRGYTSGRYRDKQMLMTQVEYRLNLPGRHGMVFWGGAGVIADDVSEFDANKILPNGGVGYRFEVKPRVNLRLDMAFGDGDSGFYFNVNEAF from the coding sequence ATGACAGCTAGATCGAGCACAAAGGTTTTGAGTTCTTGGTTTACTCGATGTGGGCTTTTATTGGCTTTTATCTCTACATCTGTCTTGGCGAAAGAGGCTGTAGAGCAAGATATTGATCTCGATAAGGCTGCAGAAGTCGCTCAGGTGGCAGATGAAGTACAAGAGGATAAGGCGTCTCAAGGCTGGCTAGAGGACTTCTTACAAACCCTCGGAGCCGACGGTGAGTTCGACCCTGATAAATTGATCGATTTTAGCTACTTACCGGGTCCATTTTATAACCCAGAGATGGACTTAGGGGTTGGGATCTCGGCGGTTGGTTTATATCAATACGACCCCGATGATGAGGTCAGCCAGCTATCTTCACTTGTGATCAACGGCCTAGCCTCGACAAATGGCGCTTTAGGTGTGGCGGTGGCTAACAAGACCTTTATCAATCAAGACCAACAACGTTTCTATCTTAATGCTGAAGTGTTTGATGCCCCCGATGTCTTCTATGGTGTCGGTTACGATACTAACCATCAAGAGGGAAATCGGGTCGAGTTCAATCAGCGGATTATCTCGATAAACCCTATGCTGCTGCAGCGGATGAGCCCGACCAGTTTTGTGGGCATTGGTTTCGATTTTAGTTATGCCGATGCCAGCAAGATTAACTTGTTAGATTCAGATGTGGACTCAGATGTAGACATAGGAATACTCGATGAAAGCTCTCGTAGCGTCGGCTTAAACTTACTGCTGAATCATGACAGTCGAGACAATGTGCTCAACCCACAATCGGGACGTATTCTAGAGATAGATGCGACCTTTTATCGCCAGTACCTAGGCAGTAAAACCGACTTTGATGTCTACAACGCTCTATATAGCGAATATATGCAAACCGGACGCGGCGAAGATATCTTAGCCTGGCAGGTACGTGGTCGCTTCACTAGTGGTGATGTGCCATGGGATCAGCTGTCAAAAGCTGGCGGTGGTGACCTACTACGAGGTTATACATCGGGGCGCTATCGCGATAAGCAGATGTTGATGACGCAAGTTGAGTATAGGCTCAATCTGCCAGGGCGCCATGGCATGGTGTTCTGGGGCGGCGCTGGGGTGATTGCCGACGATGTTAGCGAGTTTGATGCTAATAAAATTTTGCCAAATGGTGGCGTAGGTTATCGTTTCGAGGTTAAACCTAGGGTCAACCTGAGGTTAGATATGGCATTTGGTGATGGCGACAGCGGTTTTTATTTCAACGTCAATGAAGCGTTTTAA
- a CDS encoding cupin domain-containing protein produces the protein MMKLKMMFGIAALTSTAVFAQGPQCDHAQLPYQQMTPVPYDSTPYSPQDTMPEQCSNPEVEAYIAAWEAGEIDFTTIQANDSIAKDQQFCKSLDDDGNVLEIQDCDKSKSPVGYIWKELSDSPVVIGITDGGKSDHAPHFHGQPECYYVVNGEGQTLADNQFKKLGTGQYFYIPGATIHNTPIMSDKGLGVMYWYPNNANFNGFKYYWRKDVKNLRVAEEAFDRVDEIRKRDLDLGPYGTNEAIFKK, from the coding sequence ATGATGAAATTAAAAATGATGTTCGGCATAGCCGCACTAACGTCTACTGCCGTATTTGCCCAAGGTCCTCAGTGCGATCACGCTCAACTGCCATACCAGCAGATGACGCCAGTGCCATATGACAGCACGCCTTACTCACCACAAGACACCATGCCTGAGCAGTGTAGCAACCCTGAAGTTGAAGCATACATCGCAGCTTGGGAAGCGGGTGAAATTGATTTCACGACTATTCAAGCTAACGACAGCATTGCTAAAGATCAGCAATTTTGTAAGTCACTAGATGACGACGGCAACGTACTAGAAATTCAGGACTGTGATAAGTCAAAGTCGCCAGTTGGTTATATCTGGAAAGAACTATCAGACAGCCCAGTTGTTATCGGTATCACCGACGGCGGTAAATCAGATCACGCGCCTCACTTCCATGGTCAGCCTGAGTGTTACTACGTGGTAAACGGTGAAGGGCAAACTCTTGCCGATAACCAGTTCAAGAAGCTAGGTACCGGCCAATACTTCTACATTCCAGGGGCCACAATTCACAACACGCCTATCATGTCTGACAAAGGTCTAGGTGTCATGTACTGGTATCCAAACAACGCTAATTTCAACGGCTTTAAGTACTACTGGCGCAAAGATGTTAAGAATCTACGCGTAGCTGAAGAAGCATTCGATCGCGTTGATGAGATCCGTAAACGCGACCTAGACTTAGGTCCATACGGCACTAATGAAGCTATCTTCAAAAAGTAA